A genomic stretch from Terriglobus sp. RCC_193 includes:
- the gmd gene encoding GDP-mannose 4,6-dehydratase encodes MKKALITGVTGQDGAYLAEFLLKKGYEVHGIKRRTSLFNTARIDHIYEDPHQQHRNFILHYGDMTDSSSLIHIVQKVQPDEIYNLAAQSHVAVSFEEPEYTANSDALGVLRLLEAIRILGLEKKTKFYQASTSELYGLVQEIPQKETTPFYPRSPYAVAKMYGYWIVVNYREAYGIYACNGILFNHESPMRGETFVTRKITRGMARIKVGLQDELYMGNLDAKRDWGHARDYIEMQWLMLQQEKPQDFVIATGIQYSVRDFIKRCAELLEMDLEWSGTGVDEKAVDKATGKTIVAVDPRYFRPTEVETLLGDPSKAKNELGWVPRTSFDELVREMIESDYSAAKRDALVMEHGYKPFNVRET; translated from the coding sequence TTGAAAAAAGCTCTTATCACTGGTGTAACTGGACAGGATGGCGCCTATCTTGCAGAGTTTCTGCTGAAGAAGGGCTATGAAGTGCACGGCATCAAGCGGCGCACATCACTTTTCAACACGGCGCGTATCGATCACATTTACGAGGATCCGCACCAGCAGCATCGTAACTTCATCCTGCACTACGGCGATATGACGGATTCGTCGTCGCTGATCCACATTGTGCAGAAGGTACAGCCGGATGAGATTTATAACCTGGCTGCGCAGTCGCACGTAGCGGTTTCGTTTGAGGAGCCGGAGTACACGGCAAACTCCGACGCGCTGGGCGTGCTGCGTCTGCTGGAAGCTATCCGCATCCTGGGACTCGAGAAGAAGACGAAGTTCTACCAGGCCAGTACCAGCGAGCTGTACGGCCTGGTGCAGGAGATTCCGCAGAAGGAAACAACGCCGTTTTATCCGCGTTCGCCCTACGCGGTGGCCAAGATGTATGGCTACTGGATTGTGGTGAATTATCGCGAAGCCTACGGCATTTATGCGTGCAACGGCATCCTGTTCAATCACGAATCACCGATGCGTGGTGAGACTTTCGTGACCCGCAAAATCACGCGCGGCATGGCCCGTATCAAGGTGGGTCTGCAGGATGAGTTGTACATGGGCAACCTGGACGCGAAACGCGACTGGGGCCACGCACGCGACTACATCGAGATGCAGTGGCTGATGCTGCAGCAGGAGAAGCCGCAGGATTTTGTGATCGCCACAGGTATCCAGTACAGCGTGCGCGACTTCATCAAGCGTTGCGCTGAACTGCTGGAGATGGACCTGGAATGGTCTGGCACGGGGGTGGATGAGAAGGCTGTCGATAAGGCCACCGGCAAGACGATTGTGGCTGTCGATCCTCGCTACTTCCGCCCGACCGAAGTGGAGACGCTTCTCGGTGATCCGTCCAAGGCAAAGAATGAACTTGGATGGGTGCCGCGCACCAGTTTCGACGAACTGGTACGCGAGATGATCGAGTCTGACTACTCTGCGGCCAAACGTGATGCGCTGGTGATGGAGCACGGCTACAAGCCCTTCAACGTACGGGAGACCTAG
- a CDS encoding glycosyltransferase WbuB: MRRSPYLDILIYGLNYAPELTGIGKYTGEMAAWLAARGHRVRVVTAPPYYPAWKIADDYRGRGYVREGGGPAGDGRGEPLVFRCPLYVPEKVTGLKRVRHLFSFAVSSLPVLMREVMGSRAGAPDIIWTVEPTFFCAPFALLAARLSHTPGWLHVQDFEVDAAFDLGMLPRKGPIHTFAMLLEETFSQAFQRVSSISVRMVERSLTKGVRPERIVLFPNWVDVDLVKPQAPDAPNRFRSELGLEGKTVFLYSGNMGNKQGLELLPKAAAALRDDGTIHFLLCGEGAFRAQLEEMVQGLPNVTLLPLQPLESLNELLNCADVHLLPQRAGAADLVMPSKLTGMLSSGRATIASSPADTQLGTVIAGGVDGSSPCGAVIPPEDVDAMVDAVRMLAANPTQRMRMGLNAREYAIRNLGREQVLEQFERDLRSTVAEYRGLPFERPQTPFRFALVNRRRRRRPPAPPVPTE; this comes from the coding sequence CTGCGAAGGAGCCCCTATCTGGACATCCTGATTTACGGGCTGAACTATGCCCCGGAACTGACAGGCATCGGAAAATACACTGGCGAAATGGCGGCCTGGCTTGCTGCGCGTGGCCACAGGGTGCGTGTGGTAACAGCGCCTCCGTACTATCCTGCCTGGAAAATTGCAGATGACTATCGCGGACGTGGCTATGTCCGTGAGGGGGGCGGACCGGCTGGTGATGGCCGAGGTGAGCCACTGGTGTTTCGCTGCCCGCTGTATGTTCCTGAGAAAGTTACGGGCCTCAAACGGGTGCGTCACCTGTTTTCCTTTGCTGTGAGTTCTCTGCCAGTGCTGATGCGCGAGGTGATGGGATCGCGTGCAGGGGCGCCAGACATCATCTGGACTGTGGAGCCGACATTTTTCTGCGCCCCTTTTGCATTACTGGCGGCACGGTTGTCGCATACACCCGGATGGCTGCATGTACAGGACTTCGAAGTAGACGCGGCGTTCGATCTTGGTATGCTGCCGCGTAAGGGGCCGATTCACACCTTCGCCATGCTGCTGGAGGAGACGTTTTCACAGGCATTTCAGCGTGTGTCCAGCATCTCTGTGCGTATGGTGGAACGCTCTCTTACGAAAGGTGTGCGGCCCGAACGGATTGTTTTGTTTCCTAACTGGGTGGATGTCGATCTGGTGAAGCCGCAGGCTCCGGATGCACCGAATCGTTTTCGCTCTGAGCTGGGCCTTGAAGGGAAGACGGTGTTTCTCTACAGCGGCAACATGGGCAACAAGCAAGGGCTTGAGTTGTTGCCGAAGGCTGCTGCGGCTCTGCGCGATGACGGGACGATTCACTTCCTTCTGTGCGGTGAAGGGGCATTTCGCGCGCAGTTGGAGGAGATGGTGCAAGGGTTGCCAAATGTGACGCTTTTGCCCCTGCAGCCGTTGGAATCATTAAATGAACTGTTGAACTGCGCAGACGTGCATTTGCTGCCGCAGCGCGCGGGCGCAGCGGACCTGGTAATGCCGTCGAAGCTGACGGGAATGCTGTCCAGCGGGCGCGCGACGATCGCGTCTTCTCCGGCGGATACGCAGCTTGGAACCGTGATCGCGGGCGGAGTGGACGGCAGCTCGCCTTGTGGTGCGGTGATTCCGCCAGAAGACGTGGATGCGATGGTGGATGCGGTGAGGATGCTGGCCGCGAACCCGACGCAGCGGATGCGTATGGGGTTGAATGCGCGTGAGTATGCCATACGCAATCTGGGCCGCGAACAGGTTCTGGAACAGTTTGAACGCGACCTGCGTTCTACCGTTGCGGAATATCGTGGACTCCCGTTTGAACGACCGCAGACACCGTTCCGCTTTGCACTGGTGAACCGTCGTCGTCGCAGGCGGCCACCGGCTCCTCCCGTTCCGACAGAGTAG
- a CDS encoding ABC transporter permease: protein MRSPIALTALALLLLFAIAALLAPWAAPYDPAGLHLQQRLLSPDHHFLLGTDELGRDIFSRILFGARLSLAVAVTVVSLSLLLGLVIGSIAGYYGGWRDTILNVYVMNAFMAMPGILLAIAFVAFLGPGLRNVILALTLSGWVNYARLVRAQVMSAREREFVEAARSLGAGDLRILLRHILPNIVQPVIVQAAIGMAGAVLAEATLSFLGLGVPPPAASWGSMLNDARAHLFDAPHMVIAPAVTVMLCVLAFSFLGDALRDWSDPRTR, encoded by the coding sequence ATGCGTTCTCCCATCGCCCTGACAGCTCTCGCGTTGCTGCTTCTCTTCGCGATCGCAGCACTGCTGGCGCCATGGGCCGCCCCCTACGATCCTGCCGGATTGCATCTACAGCAGCGCCTGTTATCCCCAGACCACCACTTTCTGCTGGGCACGGATGAACTGGGGCGCGACATCTTCTCCCGCATTCTTTTTGGTGCACGCCTGTCTCTCGCAGTCGCCGTCACCGTGGTCAGCCTGTCGCTTCTGCTGGGCCTTGTCATCGGTTCCATCGCGGGCTATTACGGCGGTTGGCGCGACACCATTTTGAATGTCTACGTGATGAATGCCTTCATGGCCATGCCTGGCATTCTTCTGGCCATCGCCTTCGTCGCTTTCCTGGGGCCGGGCCTGCGCAATGTAATTCTTGCCCTCACCCTTTCCGGTTGGGTGAACTACGCCCGACTTGTGCGTGCACAGGTCATGTCCGCGCGCGAACGAGAGTTTGTAGAAGCAGCGCGTTCCCTTGGCGCAGGCGATCTCCGTATCCTGCTCCGGCATATCCTGCCCAATATCGTGCAGCCGGTCATCGTGCAGGCCGCTATTGGTATGGCTGGGGCAGTGCTGGCGGAAGCCACACTCAGCTTTCTGGGCCTCGGCGTGCCACCTCCAGCCGCAAGCTGGGGTTCCATGCTCAACGACGCCCGAGCGCACCTTTTTGATGCGCCACACATGGTCATTGCCCCGGCCGTGACCGTGATGCTATGTGTGCTGGCTTTTTCATTTCTGGGGGACGCTTTGCGCGACTGGTCCGATCCCCGTACGCGTTGA
- the thrB gene encoding homoserine kinase: protein MADGLKLRLPATSANLGPGFDALGLAMDFALEIEARESDLFSITSTGRNVAQTGDVDDSLVLETYRSVLDGQGIDPVPLHLDLHNEIPLGMGCGSSAAALVAGVMLASHFGNLGWSKHKVLTEASLREGHPDNVAACVLGGLTVSLMTAEGEVDALSIHPPVDWPLLVVMPDSSLSTKKARAMLPESYSKADTIANVQRVAMLTAAFAQGRGDLLSRAMEDRMHQPYRAPVCPLLPFLLPLAGSRGVLGVALSGAGPSVLLILESGHQEAAKDAVGMILRESGINAEVIVTTIFAV, encoded by the coding sequence ATGGCCGATGGGTTGAAACTGCGGCTGCCTGCGACCTCAGCCAACCTGGGGCCGGGGTTCGATGCACTGGGTCTGGCGATGGATTTTGCGCTCGAAATTGAGGCGCGGGAATCCGACCTTTTTTCCATCACATCAACAGGCCGTAACGTCGCACAGACCGGCGATGTGGATGATTCGTTGGTGCTGGAGACCTACCGGAGCGTCCTGGATGGGCAGGGAATCGATCCTGTTCCGCTGCATCTGGACCTGCATAACGAGATACCGCTCGGGATGGGTTGCGGGTCGTCGGCAGCGGCGCTGGTGGCGGGAGTGATGCTTGCCTCGCACTTTGGAAATCTCGGCTGGTCGAAGCACAAAGTGCTGACCGAAGCTTCTCTCCGCGAGGGGCATCCAGACAATGTTGCTGCCTGTGTGTTGGGCGGTCTTACGGTGTCGCTGATGACGGCTGAGGGCGAGGTGGATGCATTATCCATCCATCCCCCGGTGGATTGGCCATTGCTGGTGGTGATGCCGGATAGCTCACTTTCCACGAAAAAAGCCCGTGCGATGCTGCCCGAGAGCTATTCCAAGGCAGATACGATCGCGAATGTGCAACGAGTGGCCATGCTGACTGCAGCGTTTGCGCAAGGACGCGGAGATTTGCTGTCGCGTGCTATGGAAGACAGGATGCACCAGCCTTACCGTGCGCCGGTATGCCCTCTGCTCCCGTTTTTACTGCCTTTAGCCGGCAGCCGTGGAGTGCTGGGTGTTGCGCTTTCTGGTGCCGGGCCATCGGTCCTGTTGATTCTCGAATCGGGGCATCAGGAAGCCGCAAAAGACGCTGTCGGCATGATTCTCCGTGAAAGCGGAATAAATGCCGAAGTCATCGTGACAACTATTTTCGCGGTTTGA
- the thrC gene encoding threonine synthase → MSFVSHQLRCIGSGERIAPDAVSSDFRDPATGELYEVEYPWSETRGDAASPRPNAQALRHLWAERRDSTLPIDASGVWRYRDLLPILQDENNAVTLREGNTPLYDLPRTAKLLGLDFLLAKHQGMNPTGSFKDTGMTTALSVAAERGYKWVACASTGNTSAAMAAYAARAGLRAIVFIPEGKIAWGKLSQSMDYGALTVQLKTDFDGCVKLLTEIVRKNPIYLLNSVNPYRLEGQKTPAIEICEQLDWQVPDHVIVPGGNLANGSALGKGFAELKQLGFIDRVPKISVIQAAGANPLFQWFTNEEKQLHPVTADTRATAIRIGNPASWRKAARVIEATGGWCEQADENEIAIAKAQIGAEGIGCEPASAVTLAGLKKLLKSGHVQTGERVVLLLTGHTLKDPEYTIDFHKDLLATDVAEAAPYRRPPLALDADESSVMRALETEMAGSL, encoded by the coding sequence ATGTCATTTGTCTCACATCAGCTTCGATGCATTGGAAGTGGCGAGCGGATTGCTCCCGATGCGGTTAGCAGCGATTTCCGCGACCCGGCTACCGGTGAACTCTACGAGGTGGAGTATCCGTGGAGCGAAACGCGTGGCGATGCCGCTTCACCTCGGCCGAACGCGCAGGCGCTGCGCCACCTGTGGGCAGAGCGGCGTGATTCCACGTTGCCCATTGATGCCAGCGGCGTATGGCGCTATCGCGATCTGTTGCCCATTTTGCAGGACGAAAACAATGCGGTGACGCTGCGTGAAGGCAATACGCCCCTGTATGACCTGCCGCGCACGGCAAAGTTGCTGGGATTGGATTTTCTGCTGGCCAAACACCAGGGTATGAATCCGACAGGTTCGTTCAAAGACACAGGCATGACCACCGCGCTGTCGGTTGCGGCGGAACGCGGCTACAAGTGGGTGGCGTGCGCTTCCACGGGCAACACATCGGCTGCGATGGCTGCGTATGCTGCCCGTGCCGGACTGCGTGCGATTGTGTTCATTCCCGAAGGCAAGATTGCGTGGGGCAAGCTGTCGCAGTCTATGGATTACGGCGCGTTGACCGTGCAGTTGAAGACCGATTTCGACGGCTGCGTAAAACTGCTGACAGAGATTGTCCGCAAGAACCCCATCTACCTGCTGAACTCCGTGAATCCGTATCGCCTGGAAGGGCAGAAGACGCCCGCGATTGAGATTTGCGAACAGTTGGATTGGCAGGTGCCGGACCATGTGATCGTTCCGGGTGGCAACCTGGCGAATGGTTCGGCGTTGGGCAAGGGCTTTGCGGAGTTGAAACAGCTTGGCTTCATTGACCGCGTTCCGAAGATCAGCGTGATTCAGGCGGCTGGTGCGAATCCGCTGTTCCAGTGGTTCACGAATGAAGAGAAGCAACTGCATCCTGTGACGGCTGATACGCGCGCTACGGCGATTCGCATTGGTAATCCCGCCAGCTGGCGTAAGGCGGCTCGCGTGATCGAGGCGACCGGCGGATGGTGCGAACAGGCTGACGAGAACGAGATTGCCATTGCCAAGGCGCAGATCGGGGCCGAAGGCATTGGCTGCGAGCCCGCTTCGGCGGTCACGCTGGCTGGTTTGAAGAAGTTGCTGAAGTCGGGTCATGTGCAGACGGGCGAACGCGTGGTGCTGTTGTTGACCGGTCATACGCTGAAGGACCCGGAGTACACCATCGACTTCCACAAGGACCTGCTGGCTACGGATGTAGCGGAAGCAGCGCCGTATCGCAGGCCGCCTTTGGCGCTGGATGCGGATGAGTCGTCCGTAATGCGCGCGCTGGAAACTGAGATGGCAGGTTCTCTGTAG
- the modA gene encoding molybdate ABC transporter substrate-binding protein, translating into MHRLRLFAVGIFAVTLCCAASLPAQNAAPPKEIIVAAAADMEPVLTAYAPLFENQTGLKLKISYAASAALLQQIQNGSPADIFFSADFYFAEQAVASGLTLQKTPSPYAKGILGLWTRNDSRFKPLTIDVLSRQDLGPVAIANPDRAPYGRAAVAALKHMNLYANVAPHIVQADSVAQAGQFALSGNAEVALISRTMAVSPKYKDAGQFVLMPQGQYPEIIQTAVILKNGANHEGAHLLLNFILSDKVQSDLEAKGLQRVK; encoded by the coding sequence ATGCATCGACTTCGCCTTTTTGCCGTAGGCATCTTCGCTGTCACGCTCTGCTGCGCCGCCTCCCTGCCAGCGCAAAACGCCGCTCCGCCAAAGGAAATTATTGTGGCGGCCGCAGCCGACATGGAACCTGTTCTTACTGCGTATGCACCGCTATTTGAAAATCAGACAGGACTAAAGCTCAAAATCAGCTACGCCGCGTCAGCCGCGTTGTTGCAGCAGATTCAGAACGGTTCCCCGGCGGACATATTCTTCTCCGCCGATTTTTATTTCGCGGAACAAGCTGTGGCCTCGGGCCTGACACTGCAAAAGACCCCGTCTCCCTATGCCAAAGGCATACTGGGCCTGTGGACGCGCAATGATTCGCGCTTCAAACCACTTACCATCGACGTTCTCTCACGCCAGGACCTTGGTCCCGTGGCCATCGCCAACCCCGACCGGGCACCCTATGGACGCGCCGCCGTGGCTGCGTTGAAACACATGAACCTGTATGCGAACGTAGCCCCGCACATCGTGCAGGCAGACAGCGTGGCGCAGGCCGGACAGTTCGCTCTCAGCGGCAATGCGGAAGTGGCCCTCATCTCCCGCACCATGGCCGTATCGCCAAAGTACAAAGATGCCGGGCAATTCGTACTTATGCCACAGGGTCAGTATCCCGAAATCATCCAGACCGCCGTCATCCTGAAGAACGGCGCCAACCATGAAGGCGCTCACCTGCTGCTGAACTTCATTCTCAGCGACAAAGTGCAATCGGACTTGGAAGCCAAAGGGCTGCAGCGCGTGAAGTAA
- a CDS encoding TIGR03435 family protein produces MRRILLAAVFLYSSCAVAQESFDVATVRPSNQSVKFERDGETEISHGTLRMHDVTLITCIKWAYHVQRPQIVEMDGMDKQHYDITAKTDPSANDERMRQLMQELLVERFGLKFHPGTKEASAYVVTVDPQGLKKMKPAAQDGDAWHQNSAMGMVVKDWTMQDFVTYVSDPLGAPMVDETHLPGKYDFSLDFHPYVDQAADIHADPQAVLRMTFEGELGLKLTRRHVTIQTMVIDSVTAPTEN; encoded by the coding sequence ATGCGCCGAATCCTTCTAGCAGCGGTCTTCCTCTACAGTTCCTGCGCGGTGGCGCAGGAGAGCTTTGATGTGGCCACGGTCCGGCCCAGCAACCAGAGTGTGAAGTTTGAGCGGGACGGGGAAACCGAAATCTCGCACGGCACACTGCGCATGCATGACGTCACGCTGATCACCTGCATTAAGTGGGCGTATCACGTGCAGCGGCCGCAGATTGTCGAGATGGACGGCATGGACAAGCAGCACTACGACATCACCGCTAAAACGGATCCTTCCGCAAACGATGAGCGGATGCGGCAGTTGATGCAGGAGCTGCTTGTAGAACGCTTCGGGCTGAAGTTTCATCCGGGAACGAAGGAGGCTTCGGCATACGTCGTTACAGTAGATCCTCAGGGATTGAAGAAGATGAAGCCTGCCGCACAGGATGGCGATGCGTGGCATCAGAACTCCGCGATGGGCATGGTGGTAAAGGATTGGACGATGCAGGATTTTGTGACGTATGTTTCCGATCCGCTGGGTGCACCGATGGTGGATGAAACGCATCTGCCCGGAAAGTACGATTTTTCGCTCGACTTCCATCCGTATGTGGATCAGGCAGCGGATATTCATGCCGATCCGCAAGCTGTGCTGCGCATGACCTTTGAGGGTGAACTGGGATTGAAATTGACGCGTCGGCACGTCACGATCCAGACGATGGTGATTGATTCTGTGACAGCGCCAACGGAGAATTGA
- the modB gene encoding molybdate ABC transporter permease subunit, whose protein sequence is MDTADLLLTLELAAVTTAVLLLLAIPLAGWIAFAHTRLRYFTEALVALPLVLPPTVIGFYLLVGLGPTTSIGRTITSILGHTLAFSFSGLVVGSILYSLPFAVQPIVAGLRSVDPAYLEAAATLGASPQRAFTRIALPLAKSSLLTAAVLTFTHTVGEFGVVLMLGGSIPGRTRTLSIALYNLVENGDFHTANTLALLLLSFSTLALLLLYALPLFRRQRA, encoded by the coding sequence GTGGATACCGCCGACCTGCTCCTGACGCTGGAACTGGCAGCCGTAACAACGGCGGTGCTACTGCTTCTCGCCATTCCGCTGGCTGGCTGGATCGCCTTCGCCCACACCCGCCTGCGTTACTTCACAGAAGCCCTGGTTGCACTTCCTCTGGTGCTCCCGCCCACCGTAATCGGCTTCTATCTGCTCGTGGGTCTCGGCCCAACAACTTCCATAGGACGCACCATCACCAGCATCCTCGGCCACACACTCGCGTTTTCGTTCAGCGGCCTTGTCGTGGGTTCCATCCTGTATAGCCTTCCCTTCGCGGTGCAACCCATCGTTGCCGGTTTGCGCTCGGTCGACCCCGCCTATCTTGAAGCCGCCGCAACACTCGGCGCATCGCCACAACGTGCCTTCACACGCATTGCACTGCCGCTGGCAAAGAGTTCGCTGCTGACTGCCGCAGTCCTCACCTTCACCCATACCGTCGGCGAATTCGGCGTAGTGCTGATGCTGGGCGGCAGCATCCCCGGACGCACACGCACGCTCTCCATCGCGCTCTACAACCTCGTAGAAAACGGCGACTTCCACACCGCCAATACACTTGCGCTTTTGTTGCTCAGCTTCTCCACGCTGGCGCTGCTGCTGCTCTACGCATTGCCTTTATTCAGGAGGCAGCGTGCCTGA
- a CDS encoding ATP-binding cassette domain-containing protein produces MQCNAAIGSLRIDADFATTHPWTVLFGPSGSGKSSLLRLVAGLWQPQESRVLLDANDITATPAYKRKIALVAQQPALFPHRTVRQNIAFGNDNGSAESIAQTLALFALNPLADAKPATLSGGERQRVAIARALASTPRLLLLDEVFTGMHRTQRDTLMQQVRTLCAARNIAVLAVTHDLPEALEADEVLRIDYGRIVAQGPPSIVLSEEKAAMLANLNQH; encoded by the coding sequence GTGCAATGCAATGCCGCCATCGGGTCGCTGCGCATCGATGCCGACTTCGCCACAACGCATCCATGGACCGTTCTCTTCGGCCCATCCGGTTCTGGTAAATCGTCCCTGTTACGCCTGGTTGCAGGCCTGTGGCAGCCGCAGGAAAGTCGCGTCCTGCTTGATGCAAACGACATCACTGCAACACCCGCGTACAAGCGAAAGATCGCGCTCGTGGCACAACAACCGGCGCTGTTCCCGCACAGGACCGTGCGCCAGAACATCGCCTTCGGAAACGACAACGGCAGCGCAGAATCCATCGCACAAACGCTCGCCCTGTTCGCGCTCAACCCTCTTGCGGATGCAAAACCCGCAACCCTCTCAGGAGGCGAACGCCAACGAGTCGCCATCGCACGCGCATTGGCTTCCACGCCGCGTCTTTTACTGCTGGATGAAGTCTTCACAGGGATGCATCGCACGCAACGCGACACGCTGATGCAGCAGGTACGCACACTCTGCGCTGCACGCAACATCGCCGTACTTGCCGTAACCCACGATCTTCCCGAAGCTCTGGAAGCCGATGAAGTCCTCCGCATCGACTATGGCCGCATCGTTGCACAAGGTCCTCCGAGCATCGTGCTCTCAGAAGAGAAAGCTGCGATGCTCGCCAACCTTAACCAACACTGA